A window of Ovis canadensis isolate MfBH-ARS-UI-01 breed Bighorn chromosome X, ARS-UI_OviCan_v2, whole genome shotgun sequence contains these coding sequences:
- the DDX3X gene encoding ATP-dependent RNA helicase DDX3X isoform X1: protein MSHVAVENALGLDQQFAGLDLNSSDNQSGGSTASKGRYIPPHLRNREATKGFYDKDSSGWSSSKDKDAYSSFGSRSDSRGKSSFFSDRGSGSRGRFDDRGRGDYDGIGGRGDRGGFGKYERGNSRWCDKSDEDDWSKPLPPSERLEQELFSGGNTGINFEKYDDIPVEATGNNCPPHIESFSDVEMGEIIMGNIELTRYTRPTPVQKHAIPIIKEKRDLMACAQTGSGKTAAFLLPILSQIYSDGPGEALRAMKENGRYGRRKQYPISLVLAPTRELAVQIYEEARKFSYRSRVRPCVVYGGADIGQQIRDLERGCHLLVATPGRLVDMMERGKIGLDFCKYLVLDEADRMLDMGFEPQIRRIVEQDTMPPKGVRHTMMFSATFPKEIQMLARDFLDEYIFLAVGRVGSTSENITQKVVWVEESDKRSFLLDLLNATGKDSLTLVFVETKKGADSLEDFLYHEGYACTSIHGDRSQRDREEALHQFRSGKSPILVATAVAARGLDISNVKHVINFDLPSDIEEYVHRIGRTGRVGNLGLATSFFNERNINITKDLLDLLVEAKQEVPSWLENMAYEHHYKGSSRGRSKSSRFSGGFGARDYRQSSGGSSSSFSSSRASSSRSGGGGHGSSRGFGGGGYGGFYNSDGYGGNYNSQGVDWWGN from the exons ATGAGTCATGTGGCGGTGGAAAATGCGCTCGGGCTGGACCAGCAG TTTGCTGGCCTAGACCTGAACTCTTCAGATAATCAGAGTGGAGGAAGTACAGCCAGca AAGGGCGCTATATTCCTCCTCACTTAAGGAACAGAGAAGCTACTAAAG gattctATGATAAAGACAGTTCAGGGTGGAGTTCTAGTAAAGATAAGGATGCATACAGCAGTTTTGGTTCCCGAAGTGATTCAAGAGGAAAGTCTAGTTTCTTCAGTGATCGTGGAAGTGGATCAAGGGGAAG GTTTGATGATCGTGGACGAGGTGACTATGACGGCATTGGTGGCCGTGGTGACAGAGGTGGTTTTGGCAAATATGAACGTGGAAATAGTCGCTGGTGTGACAAATCAGATGAAGATGATTGGTCAAAACCACTCCCACCAAGTGAACGCTTGGAACA AGAACTCTTTTCTGGAGGCAACACTGGGATTAACTTTGAAAAATATGATGACATTCCAGTTGAGGCAACAGGCAACAACTGTCCTCCACACATTGAAAGT TTCAGTGATGTTGAGATGGGAGAAATTATTATGGGAAACATTGAGCTTACTCGTTACACTCGCCCAACTCCAGTGCAAAAGCATGCTATTCCTATTATCAAAGAGAAGAGAGACTTGATGGCCTGTGCCCAAACAG GGTCTGGAAAAACTGCAGCATTTCTCTTGCCCATCTTGAGTCAGATTTATTCTGATGGTCCTGGCGAGGCTCTGAGGGCCATGAAG gAAAATGGAAGATACGGGCGCCGCAAACAATACCCAATCTCTTTGGTGTTAGCACCAACTAGAGAATTGGCTGTACAGATCTATGAGGAAGCCAGGAAA ttttcatACCGATCTAGAGTTCGTCCTTGCGTGGTTTATGGTGGTGCTGATATTGGTCAGCAAATTCGAGACTTGGAACGTGGATGCCATTTGTTAGTTGCGACTCCAGGACGTCTAGTGGATATGATGGAAAGAGGAAAAATTGGATTAGACTTCTGCAa GTACTTGGTGTTAGATGAAGCCGATCGGATGTTGGATATGGGGTTTGAACCTCAGATACGTAGAATCGTTGAACAAGATACTATGCCACCAAAGGGAGTTCGCCACACTATGATGTTTAGTGCTACTTTCCCTAAGGAAATACAG atgctTGCTCGTGACTTCTTGGATGAGTATATCTTTTTGGCCGTAGGAAGAGTTGGCTCTACCTCTGAGAACATAACACAGAAAGTCGTTTgggttgaagagtcagacaaacGGTCATTTCTGCTTGATCTTCTAAATGCAACAG GCAAAGATTCACTGACCTTAGTGTTTGTGGAGACCAAAAAGGGTGCGGATTCTCTGGAGGATTTCTTATACCATGAAGGATATGCTTGTACCAGTATCCATGGAGACCGATCTCAGAGAGATAGAGAAGAGGCCCTTCACCAGTTCCGCTCAGGAAAAAGCCCAATTCTCGTGGCTACAGCA gtAGCAGCAAGAGGACTGGACATATCAAATGTGAAACATGTTATCAATTTTGACTTGCCAAGTGATATTGAAGAATATGTACATCGCATTGGCCGTACAGGACGTGTAGGAAACCTTG GCCTTGCCACCTCATTCTTTAATGAGAGGAACATAAATATTACCAAGGATTTGTTGGATCTTCTTGTTGAAGCTAAACAGGAAGTGCCATCTTGGTTAGAAAACATGGCTTATGAACACCACTACAAGGGTAGCAGTCGTGGACGATCCAAAAG TAGTAGATTCAGTGGAGGATTTGGTGCCAGAGACTACCGACAGAGTAGTGGTGGCAGcagttccagcttcagcagcagCCGCGCCAGCAGCAGCCGCAGTGGTGGAGGCGGCCATGGAAGCAGCAGAGGGTTTGGTGGAG GTGGCTATGGAGGCTTTTACAACAGTGATGGATATGGAGGAAATTATAACTCCCAGGGGGTTGACTGGTGGGGTAACTGA
- the DDX3X gene encoding ATP-dependent RNA helicase DDX3X isoform X3: protein MSHVAVENALGLDQQFAGLDLNSSDNQSGGSTASRRYIPPHLRNREATKGFYDKDSSGWSSSKDKDAYSSFGSRSDSRGKSSFFSDRGSGSRGRFDDRGRGDYDGIGGRGDRGGFGKYERGNSRWCDKSDEDDWSKPLPPSERLEQELFSGGNTGINFEKYDDIPVEATGNNCPPHIESFSDVEMGEIIMGNIELTRYTRPTPVQKHAIPIIKEKRDLMACAQTGSGKTAAFLLPILSQIYSDGPGEALRAMKENGRYGRRKQYPISLVLAPTRELAVQIYEEARKFSYRSRVRPCVVYGGADIGQQIRDLERGCHLLVATPGRLVDMMERGKIGLDFCKYLVLDEADRMLDMGFEPQIRRIVEQDTMPPKGVRHTMMFSATFPKEIQMLARDFLDEYIFLAVGRVGSTSENITQKVVWVEESDKRSFLLDLLNATGKDSLTLVFVETKKGADSLEDFLYHEGYACTSIHGDRSQRDREEALHQFRSGKSPILVATAVAARGLDISNVKHVINFDLPSDIEEYVHRIGRTGRVGNLGLATSFFNERNINITKDLLDLLVEAKQEVPSWLENMAYEHHYKGSSRGRSKSSRFSGGFGARDYRQSSGGSSSSFSSSRASSSRSGGGGHGSSRGFGGGGYGGFYNSDGYGGNYNSQGVDWWGN, encoded by the exons ATGAGTCATGTGGCGGTGGAAAATGCGCTCGGGCTGGACCAGCAG TTTGCTGGCCTAGACCTGAACTCTTCAGATAATCAGAGTGGAGGAAGTACAGCCAGca GGCGCTATATTCCTCCTCACTTAAGGAACAGAGAAGCTACTAAAG gattctATGATAAAGACAGTTCAGGGTGGAGTTCTAGTAAAGATAAGGATGCATACAGCAGTTTTGGTTCCCGAAGTGATTCAAGAGGAAAGTCTAGTTTCTTCAGTGATCGTGGAAGTGGATCAAGGGGAAG GTTTGATGATCGTGGACGAGGTGACTATGACGGCATTGGTGGCCGTGGTGACAGAGGTGGTTTTGGCAAATATGAACGTGGAAATAGTCGCTGGTGTGACAAATCAGATGAAGATGATTGGTCAAAACCACTCCCACCAAGTGAACGCTTGGAACA AGAACTCTTTTCTGGAGGCAACACTGGGATTAACTTTGAAAAATATGATGACATTCCAGTTGAGGCAACAGGCAACAACTGTCCTCCACACATTGAAAGT TTCAGTGATGTTGAGATGGGAGAAATTATTATGGGAAACATTGAGCTTACTCGTTACACTCGCCCAACTCCAGTGCAAAAGCATGCTATTCCTATTATCAAAGAGAAGAGAGACTTGATGGCCTGTGCCCAAACAG GGTCTGGAAAAACTGCAGCATTTCTCTTGCCCATCTTGAGTCAGATTTATTCTGATGGTCCTGGCGAGGCTCTGAGGGCCATGAAG gAAAATGGAAGATACGGGCGCCGCAAACAATACCCAATCTCTTTGGTGTTAGCACCAACTAGAGAATTGGCTGTACAGATCTATGAGGAAGCCAGGAAA ttttcatACCGATCTAGAGTTCGTCCTTGCGTGGTTTATGGTGGTGCTGATATTGGTCAGCAAATTCGAGACTTGGAACGTGGATGCCATTTGTTAGTTGCGACTCCAGGACGTCTAGTGGATATGATGGAAAGAGGAAAAATTGGATTAGACTTCTGCAa GTACTTGGTGTTAGATGAAGCCGATCGGATGTTGGATATGGGGTTTGAACCTCAGATACGTAGAATCGTTGAACAAGATACTATGCCACCAAAGGGAGTTCGCCACACTATGATGTTTAGTGCTACTTTCCCTAAGGAAATACAG atgctTGCTCGTGACTTCTTGGATGAGTATATCTTTTTGGCCGTAGGAAGAGTTGGCTCTACCTCTGAGAACATAACACAGAAAGTCGTTTgggttgaagagtcagacaaacGGTCATTTCTGCTTGATCTTCTAAATGCAACAG GCAAAGATTCACTGACCTTAGTGTTTGTGGAGACCAAAAAGGGTGCGGATTCTCTGGAGGATTTCTTATACCATGAAGGATATGCTTGTACCAGTATCCATGGAGACCGATCTCAGAGAGATAGAGAAGAGGCCCTTCACCAGTTCCGCTCAGGAAAAAGCCCAATTCTCGTGGCTACAGCA gtAGCAGCAAGAGGACTGGACATATCAAATGTGAAACATGTTATCAATTTTGACTTGCCAAGTGATATTGAAGAATATGTACATCGCATTGGCCGTACAGGACGTGTAGGAAACCTTG GCCTTGCCACCTCATTCTTTAATGAGAGGAACATAAATATTACCAAGGATTTGTTGGATCTTCTTGTTGAAGCTAAACAGGAAGTGCCATCTTGGTTAGAAAACATGGCTTATGAACACCACTACAAGGGTAGCAGTCGTGGACGATCCAAAAG TAGTAGATTCAGTGGAGGATTTGGTGCCAGAGACTACCGACAGAGTAGTGGTGGCAGcagttccagcttcagcagcagCCGCGCCAGCAGCAGCCGCAGTGGTGGAGGCGGCCATGGAAGCAGCAGAGGGTTTGGTGGAG GTGGCTATGGAGGCTTTTACAACAGTGATGGATATGGAGGAAATTATAACTCCCAGGGGGTTGACTGGTGGGGTAACTGA
- the DDX3X gene encoding ATP-dependent RNA helicase DDX3X isoform X2, with amino-acid sequence MSHVAVENALGLDQQFAGLDLNSSDNQSGGSTASKGRYIPPHLRNREATKGFYDKDSSGWSSSKDKDAYSSFGSRSDSRGKSSFFSDRGSGSRGRFDDRGRGDYDGIGGRGDRGGFGKYERGNSRWCDKSDEDDWSKPLPPSERLEQELFSGGNTGINFEKYDDIPVEATGNNCPPHIESFSDVEMGEIIMGNIELTRYTRPTPVQKHAIPIIKEKRDLMACAQTGSGKTAAFLLPILSQIYSDGPGEALRAMKENGRYGRRKQYPISLVLAPTRELAVQIYEEARKFSYRSRVRPCVVYGGADIGQQIRDLERGCHLLVATPGRLVDMMERGKIGLDFCKYLVLDEADRMLDMGFEPQIRRIVEQDTMPPKGVRHTMMFSATFPKEIQMLARDFLDEYIFLAVGRVGSTSENITQKVVWVEESDKRSFLLDLLNATGKDSLTLVFVETKKGADSLEDFLYHEGYACTSIHGDRSQRDREEALHQFRSGKSPILVATAVAARGLDISNVKHVINFDLPSDIEEYVHRIGRTGRVGNLGLATSFFNERNINITKDLLDLLVEAKQEVPSWLENMAYEHHYKGSSRGRSKSRFSGGFGARDYRQSSGGSSSSFSSSRASSSRSGGGGHGSSRGFGGGGYGGFYNSDGYGGNYNSQGVDWWGN; translated from the exons ATGAGTCATGTGGCGGTGGAAAATGCGCTCGGGCTGGACCAGCAG TTTGCTGGCCTAGACCTGAACTCTTCAGATAATCAGAGTGGAGGAAGTACAGCCAGca AAGGGCGCTATATTCCTCCTCACTTAAGGAACAGAGAAGCTACTAAAG gattctATGATAAAGACAGTTCAGGGTGGAGTTCTAGTAAAGATAAGGATGCATACAGCAGTTTTGGTTCCCGAAGTGATTCAAGAGGAAAGTCTAGTTTCTTCAGTGATCGTGGAAGTGGATCAAGGGGAAG GTTTGATGATCGTGGACGAGGTGACTATGACGGCATTGGTGGCCGTGGTGACAGAGGTGGTTTTGGCAAATATGAACGTGGAAATAGTCGCTGGTGTGACAAATCAGATGAAGATGATTGGTCAAAACCACTCCCACCAAGTGAACGCTTGGAACA AGAACTCTTTTCTGGAGGCAACACTGGGATTAACTTTGAAAAATATGATGACATTCCAGTTGAGGCAACAGGCAACAACTGTCCTCCACACATTGAAAGT TTCAGTGATGTTGAGATGGGAGAAATTATTATGGGAAACATTGAGCTTACTCGTTACACTCGCCCAACTCCAGTGCAAAAGCATGCTATTCCTATTATCAAAGAGAAGAGAGACTTGATGGCCTGTGCCCAAACAG GGTCTGGAAAAACTGCAGCATTTCTCTTGCCCATCTTGAGTCAGATTTATTCTGATGGTCCTGGCGAGGCTCTGAGGGCCATGAAG gAAAATGGAAGATACGGGCGCCGCAAACAATACCCAATCTCTTTGGTGTTAGCACCAACTAGAGAATTGGCTGTACAGATCTATGAGGAAGCCAGGAAA ttttcatACCGATCTAGAGTTCGTCCTTGCGTGGTTTATGGTGGTGCTGATATTGGTCAGCAAATTCGAGACTTGGAACGTGGATGCCATTTGTTAGTTGCGACTCCAGGACGTCTAGTGGATATGATGGAAAGAGGAAAAATTGGATTAGACTTCTGCAa GTACTTGGTGTTAGATGAAGCCGATCGGATGTTGGATATGGGGTTTGAACCTCAGATACGTAGAATCGTTGAACAAGATACTATGCCACCAAAGGGAGTTCGCCACACTATGATGTTTAGTGCTACTTTCCCTAAGGAAATACAG atgctTGCTCGTGACTTCTTGGATGAGTATATCTTTTTGGCCGTAGGAAGAGTTGGCTCTACCTCTGAGAACATAACACAGAAAGTCGTTTgggttgaagagtcagacaaacGGTCATTTCTGCTTGATCTTCTAAATGCAACAG GCAAAGATTCACTGACCTTAGTGTTTGTGGAGACCAAAAAGGGTGCGGATTCTCTGGAGGATTTCTTATACCATGAAGGATATGCTTGTACCAGTATCCATGGAGACCGATCTCAGAGAGATAGAGAAGAGGCCCTTCACCAGTTCCGCTCAGGAAAAAGCCCAATTCTCGTGGCTACAGCA gtAGCAGCAAGAGGACTGGACATATCAAATGTGAAACATGTTATCAATTTTGACTTGCCAAGTGATATTGAAGAATATGTACATCGCATTGGCCGTACAGGACGTGTAGGAAACCTTG GCCTTGCCACCTCATTCTTTAATGAGAGGAACATAAATATTACCAAGGATTTGTTGGATCTTCTTGTTGAAGCTAAACAGGAAGTGCCATCTTGGTTAGAAAACATGGCTTATGAACACCACTACAAGGGTAGCAGTCGTGGACGATCCAAAAG TAGATTCAGTGGAGGATTTGGTGCCAGAGACTACCGACAGAGTAGTGGTGGCAGcagttccagcttcagcagcagCCGCGCCAGCAGCAGCCGCAGTGGTGGAGGCGGCCATGGAAGCAGCAGAGGGTTTGGTGGAG GTGGCTATGGAGGCTTTTACAACAGTGATGGATATGGAGGAAATTATAACTCCCAGGGGGTTGACTGGTGGGGTAACTGA
- the DDX3X gene encoding ATP-dependent RNA helicase DDX3X isoform X4, whose amino-acid sequence MSHVAVENALGLDQQFAGLDLNSSDNQSGGSTASRRYIPPHLRNREATKGFYDKDSSGWSSSKDKDAYSSFGSRSDSRGKSSFFSDRGSGSRGRFDDRGRGDYDGIGGRGDRGGFGKYERGNSRWCDKSDEDDWSKPLPPSERLEQELFSGGNTGINFEKYDDIPVEATGNNCPPHIESFSDVEMGEIIMGNIELTRYTRPTPVQKHAIPIIKEKRDLMACAQTGSGKTAAFLLPILSQIYSDGPGEALRAMKENGRYGRRKQYPISLVLAPTRELAVQIYEEARKFSYRSRVRPCVVYGGADIGQQIRDLERGCHLLVATPGRLVDMMERGKIGLDFCKYLVLDEADRMLDMGFEPQIRRIVEQDTMPPKGVRHTMMFSATFPKEIQMLARDFLDEYIFLAVGRVGSTSENITQKVVWVEESDKRSFLLDLLNATGKDSLTLVFVETKKGADSLEDFLYHEGYACTSIHGDRSQRDREEALHQFRSGKSPILVATAVAARGLDISNVKHVINFDLPSDIEEYVHRIGRTGRVGNLGLATSFFNERNINITKDLLDLLVEAKQEVPSWLENMAYEHHYKGSSRGRSKSRFSGGFGARDYRQSSGGSSSSFSSSRASSSRSGGGGHGSSRGFGGGGYGGFYNSDGYGGNYNSQGVDWWGN is encoded by the exons ATGAGTCATGTGGCGGTGGAAAATGCGCTCGGGCTGGACCAGCAG TTTGCTGGCCTAGACCTGAACTCTTCAGATAATCAGAGTGGAGGAAGTACAGCCAGca GGCGCTATATTCCTCCTCACTTAAGGAACAGAGAAGCTACTAAAG gattctATGATAAAGACAGTTCAGGGTGGAGTTCTAGTAAAGATAAGGATGCATACAGCAGTTTTGGTTCCCGAAGTGATTCAAGAGGAAAGTCTAGTTTCTTCAGTGATCGTGGAAGTGGATCAAGGGGAAG GTTTGATGATCGTGGACGAGGTGACTATGACGGCATTGGTGGCCGTGGTGACAGAGGTGGTTTTGGCAAATATGAACGTGGAAATAGTCGCTGGTGTGACAAATCAGATGAAGATGATTGGTCAAAACCACTCCCACCAAGTGAACGCTTGGAACA AGAACTCTTTTCTGGAGGCAACACTGGGATTAACTTTGAAAAATATGATGACATTCCAGTTGAGGCAACAGGCAACAACTGTCCTCCACACATTGAAAGT TTCAGTGATGTTGAGATGGGAGAAATTATTATGGGAAACATTGAGCTTACTCGTTACACTCGCCCAACTCCAGTGCAAAAGCATGCTATTCCTATTATCAAAGAGAAGAGAGACTTGATGGCCTGTGCCCAAACAG GGTCTGGAAAAACTGCAGCATTTCTCTTGCCCATCTTGAGTCAGATTTATTCTGATGGTCCTGGCGAGGCTCTGAGGGCCATGAAG gAAAATGGAAGATACGGGCGCCGCAAACAATACCCAATCTCTTTGGTGTTAGCACCAACTAGAGAATTGGCTGTACAGATCTATGAGGAAGCCAGGAAA ttttcatACCGATCTAGAGTTCGTCCTTGCGTGGTTTATGGTGGTGCTGATATTGGTCAGCAAATTCGAGACTTGGAACGTGGATGCCATTTGTTAGTTGCGACTCCAGGACGTCTAGTGGATATGATGGAAAGAGGAAAAATTGGATTAGACTTCTGCAa GTACTTGGTGTTAGATGAAGCCGATCGGATGTTGGATATGGGGTTTGAACCTCAGATACGTAGAATCGTTGAACAAGATACTATGCCACCAAAGGGAGTTCGCCACACTATGATGTTTAGTGCTACTTTCCCTAAGGAAATACAG atgctTGCTCGTGACTTCTTGGATGAGTATATCTTTTTGGCCGTAGGAAGAGTTGGCTCTACCTCTGAGAACATAACACAGAAAGTCGTTTgggttgaagagtcagacaaacGGTCATTTCTGCTTGATCTTCTAAATGCAACAG GCAAAGATTCACTGACCTTAGTGTTTGTGGAGACCAAAAAGGGTGCGGATTCTCTGGAGGATTTCTTATACCATGAAGGATATGCTTGTACCAGTATCCATGGAGACCGATCTCAGAGAGATAGAGAAGAGGCCCTTCACCAGTTCCGCTCAGGAAAAAGCCCAATTCTCGTGGCTACAGCA gtAGCAGCAAGAGGACTGGACATATCAAATGTGAAACATGTTATCAATTTTGACTTGCCAAGTGATATTGAAGAATATGTACATCGCATTGGCCGTACAGGACGTGTAGGAAACCTTG GCCTTGCCACCTCATTCTTTAATGAGAGGAACATAAATATTACCAAGGATTTGTTGGATCTTCTTGTTGAAGCTAAACAGGAAGTGCCATCTTGGTTAGAAAACATGGCTTATGAACACCACTACAAGGGTAGCAGTCGTGGACGATCCAAAAG TAGATTCAGTGGAGGATTTGGTGCCAGAGACTACCGACAGAGTAGTGGTGGCAGcagttccagcttcagcagcagCCGCGCCAGCAGCAGCCGCAGTGGTGGAGGCGGCCATGGAAGCAGCAGAGGGTTTGGTGGAG GTGGCTATGGAGGCTTTTACAACAGTGATGGATATGGAGGAAATTATAACTCCCAGGGGGTTGACTGGTGGGGTAACTGA